A region from the Chromatiales bacterium 21-64-14 genome encodes:
- a CDS encoding dicarboxylate/amino acid:cation symporter, with product MKLHWQILGAMALAVAVGSWSGTQRGVFGVPLYPAYDFLGTLFLNSLKMLVVPLIVSSIVVGIAGIGSGSALGRLGGKTLLYYATTSLLAILVGLAMVNLISPGLVDGNPAQTSIGLHAIPAEVVRQVEGKGSADVATVFLRLVPANVFRAAANGQMLGLIFFSLLFGYFMTKIDHRHADTLLSFWQGVLDVMMGITNLVMRFAPLGVFALVAKVVSGTDLNALGDLLSVLLRFTFTVLAALAIHAFVVLPLLLRLVAGVNPLRHYRAMAPALLTAFSTASSSATLPLTMECVEKNAGVSNRVTSFVLPLGATMNMDGTALYECVAALFIAQAYGVDLGFGAQFTVVVTALLTSVGVAGIPAASLVAITIILAAVGLPVEGIGLILAVDRILDMFRTSVNVFSDSCGAVIIGRLEGERGLLAGGSPEARGRA from the coding sequence CTGAAACTCCATTGGCAGATTCTTGGGGCCATGGCGCTCGCCGTAGCGGTCGGAAGCTGGAGCGGGACCCAGAGAGGCGTCTTCGGTGTCCCGCTCTATCCGGCCTACGACTTCCTCGGAACCTTATTTCTCAACTCCCTGAAGATGTTGGTTGTTCCGTTGATCGTCTCCTCCATCGTGGTGGGGATCGCCGGCATTGGCTCCGGTAGCGCGCTCGGGCGGCTCGGCGGAAAAACACTCTTGTACTACGCGACCACCAGTCTCCTCGCGATACTCGTTGGTCTGGCGATGGTCAATCTGATCTCGCCCGGGCTGGTGGACGGCAACCCCGCGCAGACATCCATCGGCCTGCACGCCATCCCGGCAGAAGTGGTCCGGCAGGTGGAAGGAAAAGGGTCTGCGGATGTGGCGACGGTGTTTCTACGGCTGGTACCCGCGAATGTATTTCGTGCGGCAGCCAATGGCCAGATGCTGGGCCTGATATTTTTCAGCCTGCTGTTCGGCTACTTCATGACGAAGATCGACCATCGTCATGCGGATACGTTGCTTAGTTTCTGGCAGGGCGTGCTCGATGTCATGATGGGGATCACCAACCTCGTAATGAGGTTCGCCCCCTTGGGTGTGTTCGCTCTGGTGGCCAAGGTCGTTTCGGGAACTGATCTTAACGCGTTGGGGGATCTTCTTTCGGTGCTGCTGCGCTTCACGTTCACGGTGCTCGCGGCACTGGCCATCCATGCCTTCGTCGTTCTGCCACTGCTGCTGCGCTTGGTGGCGGGTGTCAACCCGTTGCGTCACTACCGGGCCATGGCCCCGGCGCTGTTAACGGCGTTCTCCACCGCATCCTCTTCGGCCACTTTGCCGCTCACCATGGAGTGCGTCGAGAAGAATGCCGGCGTATCGAACCGGGTAACCAGCTTCGTGCTTCCGCTCGGCGCGACCATGAATATGGACGGGACCGCCTTGTACGAGTGTGTGGCCGCGCTGTTTATCGCCCAGGCCTACGGGGTGGATTTGGGCTTTGGGGCTCAGTTTACTGTGGTTGTGACCGCACTGCTTACGTCGGTAGGCGTCGCCGGGATTCCGGCGGCTAGTCTGGTCGCGATTACCATCATACTGGCGGCGGTGGGGTTGCCGGTCGAGGGGATCGGCTTGATCCTGGCCGTCGATCGCATATTAGACATGTTCCGCACCAGTGTGAACGTATTTAGCGACTCATGCGGGGCGGTGATCATC